One region of Mycolicibacterium insubricum genomic DNA includes:
- a CDS encoding FAD-binding oxidoreductase: MSNPQITALIAELPDGVVVTDPDIVASYRQDRAADPDAGTPMAVVRPSNTEQVQTVLRWATAHRIPVVPRGAGTGLSGGATAVDGGIVLSTEKMRDITVDPVTRTAVVQPGLLNAEVKAAVAAHGLWYPPDPSSFEICSIGGNIATNAGGLCCVKYGVTTDYVLGLQVVLADGTAVRLGGPRLKDVAGLSLTKLFVGSEGTLGVITEVTLRLLPAQPASSTVVATFSSVRAACDSVVTITGRIRPAMLEFMDAVSINAVEDKLRMGLDRSAAAMMVAASDERGGAGAADAEYMAEVFAEYGATEVFSTSDPAEGEAFVVARRYAIPAVEAKGALLLEDVGVPLPALADLVAGIEALAAHRDLVISVIAHAGDGNTHPLIVFDPTDADMTRRAELVFGEIMDLAVGLGGTITGEHGVGRLKKPWLAGQIGPEAMELNRRVKRALDPDGILNPGALI; the protein is encoded by the coding sequence GTGTCCAATCCGCAGATCACAGCCCTGATCGCCGAATTGCCCGACGGCGTCGTCGTCACCGACCCCGACATCGTGGCGTCCTACCGACAGGACCGCGCCGCCGACCCGGATGCCGGCACCCCGATGGCAGTGGTGCGCCCGTCCAACACCGAGCAGGTGCAGACCGTGTTGCGCTGGGCCACCGCCCACCGCATCCCGGTGGTGCCGCGTGGTGCGGGCACCGGCCTGTCCGGCGGCGCGACGGCCGTCGACGGCGGGATCGTGCTGTCGACGGAGAAGATGCGCGATATCACCGTCGACCCGGTGACCCGCACCGCGGTCGTGCAGCCGGGGCTGCTCAACGCGGAGGTCAAGGCGGCCGTCGCCGCGCACGGCCTGTGGTATCCGCCGGACCCGTCGTCGTTCGAGATCTGTTCCATCGGCGGCAATATCGCGACCAACGCCGGCGGGCTGTGCTGCGTCAAATACGGGGTGACCACCGACTACGTGCTCGGCTTGCAGGTGGTGCTGGCCGACGGCACCGCGGTGCGCCTCGGCGGTCCGCGGCTCAAGGACGTCGCGGGCCTGTCGCTGACCAAATTGTTCGTCGGCTCCGAGGGCACCCTGGGCGTCATCACCGAGGTGACGCTGCGGCTGCTGCCCGCTCAGCCGGCGTCCAGCACGGTGGTGGCTACCTTCAGCTCGGTGCGTGCGGCCTGCGACTCGGTGGTCACCATCACCGGGCGGATCCGCCCGGCCATGCTGGAGTTCATGGACGCCGTCTCGATCAACGCGGTCGAGGACAAACTCCGCATGGGGCTGGACCGTTCCGCCGCGGCGATGATGGTGGCGGCTTCCGACGAGCGCGGCGGCGCCGGTGCGGCCGACGCCGAATACATGGCCGAGGTTTTCGCCGAATACGGTGCCACCGAGGTGTTTTCGACATCCGACCCGGCCGAGGGCGAGGCGTTCGTCGTCGCCCGCCGGTACGCCATCCCGGCTGTCGAGGCCAAGGGTGCGCTGCTACTGGAGGATGTCGGTGTGCCACTGCCGGCCCTGGCCGATCTGGTCGCTGGGATCGAGGCGCTGGCCGCGCACCGCGACTTGGTGATCTCGGTGATCGCCCACGCCGGCGACGGCAACACCCACCCGCTGATCGTGTTCGATCCCACCGATGCCGACATGACTCGGCGCGCGGAGCTGGTGTTCGGCGAGATCATGGATCTCGCGGTCGGCCTGGGCGGAACCATCACCGGTGAGCACGGTGTCGGCCGGCTGAAGAAGCCGTGGCTGGCCGGTCAGATCGGGCCCGAGGCGATGGAGCTGAACCGCCGGGTGAAGAGAGCCCTGGACCCCGACGGCATCCTCAACCCCGGCGCCTTGATCTGA
- a CDS encoding siderophore-interacting protein — MAQHSTSRGLTGSLVRLCGGDDHTLTVTGRTQLTPHYLRLHFDSGSLLRSRPVHPTMWVRGWFPDGPKVHQRGYTLVNPDPAGGTVDIDFAMHDGIATRWARHAAPGDTLEVTVLGSSFALPRPAPAGYLLVGDTASLPAINSLLAAVGETPAWVFLEAAHDDDRELPVQIPAVATGTEVFWVDRRDDGQVLVDTVRDSAFDASDHFAWVACDTRTTRRVAKILREEFSVPRNQIKAQAYWAA, encoded by the coding sequence ATGGCGCAACACAGCACCTCACGCGGGCTGACCGGGTCGCTCGTGCGCCTGTGCGGCGGCGACGACCACACACTCACGGTGACCGGTCGCACCCAGCTCACCCCGCACTACCTGCGACTGCATTTCGACTCCGGTTCGCTGCTGCGGTCGCGCCCGGTGCACCCGACGATGTGGGTCCGCGGCTGGTTCCCCGACGGTCCCAAGGTGCACCAGCGCGGTTACACGCTGGTCAACCCGGATCCGGCCGGTGGCACCGTCGACATCGACTTCGCCATGCACGACGGCATCGCCACCCGCTGGGCACGTCACGCCGCACCCGGGGACACGCTGGAGGTCACCGTGCTCGGCAGCAGCTTCGCCCTGCCGCGCCCGGCTCCGGCGGGCTACCTGTTGGTCGGGGACACCGCATCGCTGCCGGCCATCAACTCGCTGCTGGCGGCCGTCGGCGAGACGCCGGCGTGGGTGTTCCTGGAGGCCGCCCACGATGACGATCGGGAGCTTCCGGTGCAGATCCCCGCCGTTGCCACCGGGACCGAAGTCTTCTGGGTGGACCGGCGCGACGACGGGCAGGTCCTCGTCGACACGGTCCGCGACAGCGCCTTCGACGCATCGGATCACTTTGCCTGGGTGGCGTGCGACACCCGCACCACCCGTCGCGTCGCCAAGATCCTGCGAGAGGAATTCTCGGTGCCACGCAACCAGATCAAGGCCCAGGCCTACTGGGCAGCCTGA
- a CDS encoding TetR/AcrR family transcriptional regulator: MTGAARRGDWLSGSRGELGAERILAAAGELFARQGPATVGMNDIARAAGCSRATLYRYFENREALHAAYVHRQAREVHRRLGIELAGIDDPRRRLTTGFLHALDLVRADPALRSWFAAAGPPLGAEIAEGSAVIVAMATAFVTTLGAPGPADVVDRRARWLLRALTSLLIMPGRDADEERAMIEEFLVPVLLPAPATR, translated from the coding sequence ATGACGGGGGCCGCACGTCGCGGGGACTGGCTGTCGGGATCGCGCGGCGAACTCGGTGCCGAACGCATCCTGGCCGCGGCCGGCGAACTGTTCGCCCGCCAAGGCCCGGCGACGGTCGGGATGAACGACATCGCCCGGGCGGCGGGGTGTTCGAGGGCGACCCTATACCGGTACTTCGAGAACCGCGAGGCCCTGCACGCGGCCTACGTGCACCGGCAGGCGCGAGAAGTCCACCGCCGCCTCGGAATTGAGCTCGCCGGAATCGACGATCCGCGGCGTCGGCTGACCACCGGATTCCTGCACGCGCTGGACCTGGTGCGCGCCGACCCGGCGTTGCGGTCCTGGTTCGCCGCGGCCGGCCCGCCGCTGGGCGCCGAGATCGCCGAGGGGTCCGCGGTGATCGTCGCGATGGCCACCGCGTTCGTCACGACGCTCGGCGCTCCCGGACCGGCCGATGTCGTCGACCGACGCGCCCGCTGGTTGCTGCGCGCGCTGACGTCGTTGCTGATCATGCCCGGGCGCGACGCCGATGAGGAACGCGCGATGATCGAGGAATTCCTGGTGCCGGTTCTGCTGCCGGCCCCGGCGACTCGGTAG
- a CDS encoding cytochrome P450 has product MITGVSHEARFELCHADSWADPWPMYRALRDHDPVHRVVPADRPEDDYYVLSRHEDIFTAARDHQRFSSASGLTVNYRELELIGLQDNPPMVMQDPPAHTAFRRLVSRGFTPRQVEAVEPKVRAFVVQRLERLRANGGGDIVAELFKPLPSMVVAHYLGVPEEDRDQFDGWTEAIVAANTSEGGIGSALETLGAALGEMMGYFTGLIARRRTDPGDDTVSHLVAGGVGADDADLAGNLAILAFTFTMVTGGNDTTTGMLGGTVQLLHQRPDQRRLLVETPDLIPDSVDEFLRLTSPVQGLARTTTCDVTVENTTIPAGRKVLLLYGSGNRDERQYGPDAGELDVTRNPRNILTFSHGAHHCLGAAAARMQSRVALTELLSRCPEFSVDEDGITWAGGGYVRRPLSVPFTVL; this is encoded by the coding sequence ATGATAACTGGTGTGTCTCACGAGGCGCGGTTTGAGCTCTGCCATGCCGACAGCTGGGCCGATCCCTGGCCCATGTACCGGGCGCTGCGCGACCACGACCCCGTCCACCGCGTCGTCCCCGCCGACCGCCCCGAGGACGACTACTACGTGCTGTCCCGGCACGAGGACATCTTCACCGCGGCACGCGACCACCAGCGGTTCTCCTCGGCGTCCGGGCTGACGGTCAACTACCGCGAACTCGAACTCATCGGCTTGCAGGACAACCCGCCGATGGTGATGCAGGACCCGCCGGCGCACACCGCGTTCCGGCGACTGGTATCCCGTGGATTCACGCCGCGCCAGGTCGAGGCGGTCGAACCCAAGGTCCGCGCATTCGTGGTGCAGCGATTGGAACGCCTGCGCGCCAACGGCGGCGGGGACATCGTCGCCGAACTGTTCAAGCCGCTGCCGTCGATGGTCGTCGCGCACTACCTCGGGGTACCCGAGGAGGACCGCGACCAGTTCGACGGCTGGACCGAGGCGATCGTCGCCGCCAACACTTCCGAGGGCGGCATCGGATCGGCGCTGGAGACCCTTGGCGCGGCCCTGGGCGAGATGATGGGCTACTTCACCGGGCTGATCGCCCGTCGCCGCACCGACCCGGGCGACGACACCGTCTCGCATCTGGTGGCCGGCGGCGTCGGTGCCGACGACGCCGACCTGGCCGGGAACCTGGCCATCCTTGCGTTCACCTTCACCATGGTCACCGGCGGCAACGACACCACCACCGGAATGCTCGGCGGCACCGTGCAACTGTTGCACCAGCGACCCGATCAACGCCGACTGCTGGTCGAAACCCCGGATCTGATACCGGATTCCGTCGACGAGTTCCTGCGCCTCACCTCACCGGTACAGGGTCTGGCCCGCACCACCACCTGCGATGTCACCGTTGAGAACACCACCATCCCGGCGGGGCGCAAGGTGCTGCTGCTCTACGGCTCGGGCAACCGCGACGAACGCCAGTACGGTCCCGACGCCGGTGAACTCGACGTCACCCGCAATCCGCGCAACATCCTCACCTTCAGCCACGGTGCGCACCACTGTCTCGGGGCGGCGGCTGCACGGATGCAATCGCGCGTCGCACTCACCGAATTACTGTCTCGTTGCCCGGAATTCAGCGTCGATGAGGACGGAATCACCTGGGCCGGCGGTGGCTACGTGCGACGTCCGCTGTCGGTCCCGTTCACGGTGCTCTGA